The window TTGTTTCTGTTCAGCTGGCTTCACTTGAACTGCTGCAGGAACAGGGTGAACATACGAGAAACCAGCAGGCAAAAGCTGATGTTGACTTCCAGATGTTGGTGTTGTATATTGGGCCGCATGAAGGATGCCCTGCGAGGGCAAGACTCCACCTTTCATATTACTAGCAGCTGCTGCTGCTGCAATCGCTTTTGCAGGATCAGAGGTGGTGCCACCACCTAGAGTAACAGGACACAAAGTCAACATTCCACTTGACGATGATGCCGTTGATGAACCAGTCGGTTGTTGAGCCGGCTGTTCTGAACGCCTTCTTTGAAGATAATATCCCCCAGTAGCTTGACCTGTAGAATTTGTACCAGTAGAATGCGGGGGTTGAGCTTGCATATATGGACTTGAGAAGAACAGTTGTGCTTGCTGCATACTcttctgttgttgctgttgttgctgtagttgctgttgttgttgttgcatttgAGACTTAGTTCCACTGCCTGAAGTTGAAGCAGTATGAGGGTTTCCAAGAATTGACGGCACATTCCTTCCACCAGCAGGAGATGACTTTTGGTTGGGAAGTGAAGGCGAGGATTTGCCCTGCTGTGTTGACAATGATGAGCTTTGGCCGCCGGTTTTATTGCTTGCAGAAGCAGAATTTGTATGCCTTGGGCTTCCACAGGCACCTTTTGAGATTGAAGAAGTTGTAGGAGAGCCAACCATCATGGGCGAAGAGGGAGACTGGTTATTATTAGGAGGCTGTTGTCCCTGTGGAGGAGCAGCTGATTTCTGATTTGTGCCAAAAGATATTTGTGTGTGGCTTTGCTGGGATCTAACCTGCTGCTGAGAAAGGTTTTTCAGAGAAGAAGTGGATGACAAAGATGATGGAGCTTGGGACGTAGATGTTCTGGTAGAATTTTTCCACTGAGGCGACTGAGCTTGACTGCTGTTGTTACCAGTCTGTACAAGGTTTTGAGGAAAAGCAGACATTGCATTTGGAAACTTTGAAGAGGCAGAAGCCGACGATGTCAAGTGATCAGAGTAGGCATTCCCATTACTAGAAGCTGGTGTCTTACTCCGAGCAGCAGCAGCCGCAGCcatctgctgttgctgttgctgttgcttATGAAGCTGAATCATCTGCTGCTGCTGATGCTGAATTTGAGCTTGTAACTGTGCATTAGGGACATTTACAGCTCCCATAGCATTTGGCATTGCAGCTCGAGCAGTCCATGAAGCACCAGAGGGAAGATTTAAGGACCTTGATGAGCTATCAATGACACTGTTGGCAGCAATATTAGAACCGGAGGCATCGGACATCTCAGACCTTGAAAATGCAATAGACTGACCAGCATTTACTGAAGGCTGCTTCATAGCTAAACCTTTCCTTTCAGCATCAGCCCCAGACTGGTCGCTGGATCCAGATTTACCATCCTCGGatattctgaaatttttcttCTGCTGCACAGCCTGAGCAGCAGCTGCAGCCATCTGTAAATTTTGCCTCGTAGCTTCAGGGAGACTCTGAAAAATAGCATGATTCTGTGCCATGGACATGTCAATGCCAGGACCAGCAGTGGCTCCATTTAAGGAAGCAAATGACATAGCAAAAGGTTGAGGCGGCACTGATTCTAGATTCGTTTTTAAACCTTGTTGTTGCTGCGACTTCTTCTCAGTTTGATGATTACTGCCACCACCGGCAGAAGACGCAATACCAAAAGTAGCTGGAGGAGTCATCAAACCAAAGTTTGAGGGATGCATGGGCATAGCAAAATTCTGATTGTACACATTCATCGGCCCATGAGACCTTTTCCTCTCTGTAGTTGATGGGCTATCTTCACTACCCACCTCATTTTCAATATGACGTGTCTGTTGAGGAATATGCTGATTTTGTGACTGTGCTGGGGACTGAGATGGATGATTCTTTGACCCAGGAAAATTATGCAAATTGCCACCAGTAACAGCATTGCCTTGGGACCTCTGCTGCTGGCTCTGCAAATGCTTCTGGGATGAAGAGGATCCACTAGACATGCTTGTGTTTTGTTGACCTTGTTGCATTTGTTGCGACTGCGATGTAGGCGGCTGCTGCTGTTGCTGAACCTGGGATGGATGAATCATCTGGGAAGAATAGAAAGACCCATTGAACAATGGCATAGGCTGCGGATGAGCTCCTCTATAATTTGGAGGTGCTCCTACAGCAGGTATTGGGAAAGCATACGCATTATTCTGCAAGATCGCCAAGTACTGAGCTTCATTAGGAGACATATTTGGGTAGTTGAAACTAATTGCAGTAGCAGCTCCACCAGCTGCCGCTGAAGCAGCAGTGCCAGCAGCAGGATTGGATGTGTTAGGCAAGGCTGCAGTGGCCGTTGTGCTAGGTGACTTTGTGGGACCGGGTCGCACAGCAGCAGCTGCAGCTGCCTGTTGTTGATTTATAGGGAAGATGAACGCAGGCCCATGCTGTAAATTCATAAAAGACTCAGCAATTAGGCACTCCTCTGATCTTCATAAAAAGTTCCAAAATAGAGAAAGCCAAGAGATTAAGGTGCTAATAAGCTGTAAGAGACTTTACCAGTAGATTGTTAGGCGCAACAGGCGGCAATGCTTGCTGGAGTAATATTTGCTGCTTTCTCTGAGCAGTAGCATCTGCAATGTTTGCAGGCTGGACTTTGTCTTTACCAACATTATTAGGGAAAATGGCAAGCCCCTGACCCTTATCTGGCCCAGCAGTTGCTCTCCCAGCTAGATCTGTGGGCGGCAGAACATTGAGATTGGTCTTGGCTCCATAGAATGGTGCAGAGCCAGCAGCTGGTGGCCAGAAAGGATGCATCTTCATGAATTGCTGAAGGCAATGTATGTTCCTGGCAATGTAACAATGTGTCGCACATCTTTTTGGCCGCGGTTGAGAGAACAGCGGCTGCATAACATTGAAAAGCACAAAAAAGGGGCAGAAGAGCATGAATCAAACTCCAGCTTGAAAATGACTAAGGtggaaagagagaagagaagtgAGAGAAATACCTGGATTGGAGCAGAGGAAACTGTGGTTCCATCCATAGCTACAACTCCTTGCAAAGGTGCCATGTATCTGCTGACAGGAATTGAGTTATTTCGCCAGAAGCATTTACACCACGGATCTAATACTTTGTAATATCAATTAAATGAGCAATTAAGTCAAGCCGACCGTACCCCATGGGAGGAAGCCCACCAGGCCAGCTAGCCATAGACATTGGCATTGGTAAAGAGCTTGATTGACCTGAATATTGAAAACATCACCCCCATCAATTAAAAAATCCAAGGGAAGATTTCATTACAATCAACCCTAAAATCAACACCTACCTGTTTTTTCTATAATTGGTTCTTCTTTAGTAGCTTTTTGTGGTGGAGGCTGCTGCTGCAGCAACTTTTGACTCTGCTGTTGGAATTTGCTACTTACACCACTATCCTTTTCTGGCCTTTCCAAATCTAGCTGAAGATCAATATTCCTACCCCTGCTACCCTCACTTGCCTTATGAGGATTAAGTTCCTCAAGGGCTGCTGCTTTTGTCTTCTTTTCGTCAGCTTCAACACTGATCACTTCTTCTTTCTCAGCCTTGCCAATCCTTTCATTATCCTTCTCCTTCACTGAAGGCTTCATTTCCTGTACGCATCAGCCAATTCATTCATCAGATCATCCTCAATATCCTCAAGGGacgaaataaaggaaaagaaaaagtgaaTACTCACTACTATATTTTCTGCTAAAATAGGCTTCTTATCCACAGCTGCTGATCCAAAATCTATCTCAGCTTCCCTTTCAGGTGATGATCTTAACTGCGGTGGAGGGGCCTAAAAAGTTATTTAAAAGATCAATTACCAAACTTGGAAAAAAACTGAATAGATTGTTTTAGGCATATCTTCATCCTCACCATAAGATCTATCTGGAATTTCTCCTCTCTCTGACTTTCAACTTCTGAAACAATCCTGAAATTCCAACAACACATGAATCAGACACAAGTTGAATTACGAGCAAAAAGATCAAACCTTAGGATAGATACTCACACTTGGGTAACTGCAACAGCATCCTCACGATTACTATTTTCTGCTCCCAAAGTAGAAGACTCCCTCACCTCCTCCTTACTCTCCATAAATTCAGATTCCTCAGGCCTCCTCTTGGCCTCAGATTCCACCTTCATCGTCTCCGGTACCGGATCCGATGCAACCGGCAAACTTTGTACAGAAGCACTTAAATCATATAAAGATACACCATTTTCAGCAGCAGATTGTGGGGTCTTCTCCAAATTAGGAGAAGAAACCTCCATCTTCattgttgttgtctgatccatCTCCACTTTATTAGTAGCTGTAGAAGATGAAATGGGGCTGCTCCTTGCACCAAATCCTCCAGGATTTTCCAAGACTTGCCTCGGTCTTTTCCTCTTTGGAGCTGCACAAAACCAAGACTCATCAGAACAGAATCAAGAAACGGGATATTTATTGGGGAAAAAGATTGGAACTTTTTTAGTTATGCTCACCAACAGCAGATAAAGGAGTAGCTGATGAGTTAGAATTTGAAACAGGAGAAGAAACTCTGGATCTGTTATTGACTTCTCTTGTTGTATCATTTCGTCCTCCTCCACCACTTTCTTTCTTGGAAGGTCCTTGTGACTGGGTCATCAACCCGTATAACACTTCAGCAATCTCAATCTCTAGCTCTTCAGGGTTGTTGGATGAAGCAGCTTTTGGTGGTGACTTTGCCGGCGGCCTTTTTTGTCCATTAGGCTTCTGCATCAAGATTTTAAGAAAATCAGTTGAAATACATacatcaaaataaagaaaatagtaGCAAATCAGATTTGAAAAAATGAGACTAACAATTTTCTTTCTGACTGAAACATTGGAAGAAGATGGAGATAAAGGAGCTGCCGGTGATTGTGTTGATGTTGCCGGAATATTCTGTCTCACCGGCGATGCTGTCGAAACTTGCTGATGTATTTGCTCTCCTGTAATAACACCACTATTACCACCAACACAACCACCACCGCTGACCCCAGAAATCCAATCATGTGACCTCTTAGTAGATGCTGAAAATCACCAAAAACACCCAAAAATCAGAAAAGGGTCAATCAAAAAATCGTCAAAAACAGCGATAATAGACAAAACAGTACCAGAACGGGCTTTTCTTGGGACAGAAACACCAATCATTTCATCACCAGGTTTCCAAACAggagctgctgctgctgctggtgTTGCTGTCCTAAAAACCCTTGTAGTATTTGGTGGAAAACTCTTCCTCGGAGGCTGTAAATGATGATTATTATGATTATGGTTATTATGATGATGGTGGTGATTTGAAATGGACCCCACCGTCACCGGTACCGGAGGATTCGGCGGCAACAACCTTGTACTACTACTACCTGAAACACCAACGTTGTTTGTAGTAGTTGTTGTAGTAgtatcttcatcatcatcttcttcatcatcgttTACACTTTCTTCTGAACTATCATCAACACCACCAATTAACCTTTCACCTCTCCTCCTTTTACTCCGACTTATCCTATCTCTATCTCTATCCCTATTATCCCTTTCTCTCTCTCGTTCTCGTTCTCTTTCTCTTTCCCGTTCACGATCTCGATCTTTCTTCACTCTTTCCCTTAACCTTACAGATTCTTGTATCTCTACACCCCCATCTTCATctgcaacaaaaacaaaaacaattagTTCAtcaaggaaaaaaaattaatttaaagaatCATTAAAAAAATTATGGATCTAAGATTTGTACCAGGGGAATCTCTAAGACTATTAGTTCTATGTCTGCGTCTTGATGATAATCCATTAGATGTAGCTGCCGCTGCTACCATACCCCCACTTCTTCTTGCTTCTCTGTTCCTATCCATTTGTTtgatagagagagaaaaacaaaagcttttctttttttcttctccgGTGAAAGGTATAAACTAACCCCAGATGAGGTCTAGCATAATTCACCGGAATTTATGGCCAATTTCGACGGAAATGGGTTTTTCTTCACTTTCAGGCCGGAGATAAAACAACAACCCCACAAATTAATTCTTTCAAAGATCTTAACTTTTCACAAATGGGTGTGTGTTTTCTTGGATTTCTTCTcctcttctcttctctctcttctcttctctctctctctatctatctttGTTGGGTCTCCTTTTTCTGCTCTCTATCTTCATCAGCTTTTGGCTATATCACACTCTTCAAACCCTCGTAGAAGGTTGAGATCTCTCACTTTTGACAATTCCTTTACATCTCCCACCGTCCATTCACCATCTCATCCTACGGCTATTAATCCATCTTGCCAGCATGGCATGTGCTCGCACCGTCAGATTCAGACTGACACGTGTCGGTCATCTCCTCACCATGTTCCTGATTTAAATAAAGTTGGGTGGGTGGGTGACTAAAATAAGGAGGGAGCTTTTTTTGTTATTCTGACAAAACAATACATTTAATTTTCGTGGGCCCCGGTGTGTGGGGCACTTTTCACGATTGAATGGAACAAACAAAAGTTACCCCTCCAAGTTTTGTTCAGGTGACCGGCTATAGCCGGTTGTTAAATGTGTGTGACTGACCTTGGTAAAAGCAAAAAAACATGACGATCACAAGGAATCTAGGTGACTGCAGAAAATATCGTTCCAGCCGGTCAAATTCATTAATTATCGGGTTTTACTTACATTTTTTTCGCTATTCAAAATAAttatgtttttttccttttttattttttagtattaTTAAAGTGAGTACATTTAGTACTGTCCAGTTCCTTTTTTCCACAAATAGACAGGTGGGGCCCGTGTGATGAAGATCTAGAAGTAAAATCAACGGTGTAGATCATCCGATTGTCTAGTTGGAAACCACCTGAAGCGTTAGATGGATAAGTGACGTGGCCATATGCGGTTGTTTAATTAAAGGCTTTATTAGATTCCGATTATTAAGGCCGAGCTTACGTGGTATGTTAGGCAAGATCTGGGCCGTTGGAATTGAAAGATCGAACGGTGAAATGTGGACGGGCAGCGGAAGGAAAAAGGGCAGTCACGGTCACGGAACTTCCCAGAAAATGAATGGGGCCCTGAAGTTATTTTGGCGCTGCCCTTAgggaggaattttttttttttttaaaacaatttgcGTTAGGCCATATTGTCACGTTCTGTAGTGCTTTGTAGTTTGTGGTGGCTAAGATGTGGACCCCAAACTCCacatttgttttgttttgttttattttttatttcttgtgGTTGAAGTGAAAATGGTGGTGCTAGAAAGTAGGCCAGTGAATTGAATTTCGTTTTAACCGGAAAAATGATGAATCAAACTTCTTTTTcattctcattttcttttctttttttaaatgatgatataatgtttataaaagtttgacttttttggttccgttttgatttttatatttacgAATCCAATACAATGAAATCACATTGGATCGACTAAATATAATCGTTAACCACCAAAGGATATGGTGCACTGGATGAGACTTTTCTTCCCTTAATTAGAATTCTCGGGTTCAAACTCTAGGTATGAaaaaaatccttggtagggaACATTTTCCCCCCGAATGAGGTCCTATGGGGTGCAAATTCGGATATAGTCGGACTCAAATATGAATACCGAACACCGGATGGAAAACTAAAAAAAAGACTAAATACATTCATTAAAAGAGAATTAAGCATAAAATTTAATGAGAATtgattcgggttcaaactaccctgtttcaggcctaattttcggacctagcccacaataatccgagtccaccacacgtggaggacacgcgtggggaacatgGACGGAACcccatacacggggaaccccaccacgcgtgggagacacaaaccttgaaccccaccacgcgtggggcccATTTTCCTTGGCAAGGGTACTAAATACACGGACAAAGGGGTTGGAAAGGGGGGATTTTTGGAAAAAACCAACGGGGACTTGAAAAAATTGGAAACGGACTACTGTACATCTTCCTCTTCCTGAAAAGGAACCAACGAAAAACCCTActgtcaaaaaacaaaaaaaaaacccgaccGGAGCCCTACCCCGAAACCACCAACAAACCACCAAACACCACCCCCACGACCCCTCGTTCTTTTGAGAAGCAACAATCACTACTGCGTCGTCAACCACCATTGCCGCCCGCTACGAGCTCCAGCTCCATCCAAACCAACCTGCTGCTGCATCGCCCAACTCCCCATCGTCTGCCTCACCAGCAAAACTACCAGCTCCCTCACCCACCCCAAAACCATTGTCGCCCCAACTCCCTCTCCGCCTCACGACCCTACTGTCGCAACCAGCCCTCCCCCCCTCGTCGTCATTTTCCAGTCGACAACCAAACAACCCGTCACCTCTACGTCCAAGCACCACCAAACAGACCCGTCGACCCTACTGTCGACCACCTGCCCCGACGACACCAGCCCCCTCATCGTCATTTTCCGGTCGACAACCACCCAACCCAGCTCCTTTCATCGCGTCGTCACTACCCCCTCGTCGGAACTCGAGCAGTTGTTGCTGCGTTGTCAAGCTCTCCATCACGTCCGGCGACCATAACCCAAAACCACCCACTCTCTCACGTCCGAGCTCCAGCCATTAACCACTGCCCAAAGGACCTTCCACAGCCTGCTTCTTCCTCATATCCGAACGACCCCTTCTGCTCATATTTACGTACCGGTGCTGCGTCAAAAAAAAAACAGCAGCATCCAACCCCTCGGGTCGTGGACAGTCTTGGTGCGAACTTTCAGCTTCCATTGAGGTCGTCGTCGTTTGTTGGGGTCCGGTGCGTCGAGTTtgttccgaggtttcgtcgttgttcatcgttcaaagaggtccggcttgagttccgtcggggtcgtgtttgtcgttctgaggttgtcgaggttcaaaggttaTTGTTCTTCATCCTTTTGTTTCATTTGGTTTGTTtcgcatattatggttcaaggcgAATAAGAGTATTTGATAttgatgaatgtcaacaatgcaatttttgttttttttttgttaaaaatgtttattttatggttagttattgcatgtttaaagtaaatgtgagaatACATGAACGGTTTGTGTGTCGTCTTTGTTgaaattgttttttttattattattttaccaTGAATATTATTACCTATTAGAATTGTTGTTTTTATTTAACCTTGGATGACTTCAttggtagaaaatcgtagttgtTTTAAGTTTGCCCTTAGATAATAAAAAGTTAGACGAGCTTCGccaaaataaaaatgtacagattgcagAGCCCttacaaaatatatgtattaaatacttagattccgggacgggccgtttaacaaatttcacggccccacccaaaataacaatgcactagttgctttaggcgcgcctttaataatgttatcttcctaaactcgggtgcacatttatgtgacccaaatccaaatctcggcggagttgaaatgtgtctctaaatcgcgggtacattgattgtaacgtgggtcgagatgcatgtccacgacgttgcaaattcctttaaaaaataagaatgagatgagcctcgccgaataaaaatacaaattgcggggccctcagtaaatacttgttttaaaattacttagaattcaggagtgccgtttagcgaatttcacggccttcccaaaataataacacgatagtctccttaggtgcgtgtttaataatctactttcttaaacttgggtgtgcatttcatgcgacccaaattcaaatcccaaaacatcaaataaaatacgttccggattgtgggtgcatttcatgtgacacagtccaaagacatgttttaatcgatgttcacattctttaaaataataataacaaagtggcaaaaagttaaaattggcacattggttcataattgtatttaaaatcagataaataagccgaatatgacagttgagcgaccgtgctagaaccacggaactcgggaatgcctaacaccttctcccgggttaacagaattccttattcggatttctggtgcgcagactgtaatatggagtcattcttttcctcgattcgggattaaaattggtgacttgggacaccctaaatctcccaagtggcgactctgaaacaaataaaccaatcctgtttcgattgtcctttaattggaaaaaactcccttgcaccctcgcgggggcagaaaaaggaggtgtgacacaaccAATATCCACACAAAACCCACACACGAGAGAACGACACCTGCTGCACAATCTTATTAAAGAATGGGCACAGCTTGCCCCACTCTCACATCCCCCCACACATCGGATGATCCATGAACAAGGTACGATATGTCTCCCTTGTTATGGGTACGAATCAGACGAGATCGAACTGGGACTCGATTTCTGCACCGCAGCAGTTAAGGCGAACTCAACCCACGCAGAGCTAGGACAGCTTTAAAAAAGAAAGGAGAGCTGAATATGACCGTCGAATCTAAAAACCACCATGCCATCAACCACTTAAACACCAGGCAGAGCGAGCAACGCTATAAGGCTACCCTCGTTCATCGACTCATTGGATGGTTGTAAGGAAAATCTCATTTTGGTTTACCCTCTATTGTTTGCTTAAACAGGAACACAAGTGCCGCACAGGCAAGCGAGCAAAGGAGCATCTCAACTAGaagacaatggaaggaaaactactacaaaaCAACTGGAATATCGCCCATCTCAAATACCTCAACTTCTGGAAAATGACGCCTCTTAAGTCGTACTCATTTTCCCTTtcccgggttttgtcccaattgggttttctcggggaggtttttaacgaggcgatgaGGGGGATGTCTCCAAGTTCAAGGGATAATTCATCGCCCCGCCTACCGACGAGCTCTCCAAGCTGAACGGTGAAAGGACAAGATATAGGGAAATTCCAATATATGCATGAAACGAACGCATACGGTATTCCCTGGTTAGCAAAACAACAATGTTTTATATTCTTAGACATCACACTCTCCAATGCAAACAAAATTAAGCGGACTAGGACTCACCCAGGAAATGCAAAAGGCTAAGCAAAACTAAGACTCCCCCAGGGAACACCCGACACtctctaaagaaaaaaaaaagcaaagtcGAGTACGCCAAGATCCGTTCCGATGTCTACAGACAGTATGGTAGCCTATGATTCACCAAATCTAATAATGACATGACGGATTAATATTTCGACATCagatcaaaataacacccctacggccaagggccatcgccaaagagaagagttcgacctcgttcgaatcatgacgggttaacatttcgacattaGCTTGACATAACACCCCTATGGCCAAGGGCCAACGCCAAAGAGAAGACTTTGACCTCGTTCAAATcatgacgggttaacattttgacattagctcgaaataatacccctacggccaagggccatcgccaaagagaagagttcgaccccgTTCCAATCATGACGGGTGAACATTTCGACATCTGCTCGAAATAAcacctgtagacatgtgatttttgaccctccccaagattttacacatttttagcccaaatatttaatttaggtttagtatcgctattttaaatagttttgactcttttactttattttatcacaaaaatgaaaattacaaaaatatttcttttatttagctaattaatattttatctagTCACGTTTAATTTATCTACCTTACATAaagttcaaaaatacaaaaatagttccacTTTGTTTTTAggtatattattttaatttttgcgaTGTTTTTAATCTAATTCTATTTTTGTCTTTTAGTGTGatatttaaaaaataccaaaaaataggtttattttaatggttagttttatttttattttacttaagtaggattaattaagtaAATGAGGTAGTATTTTTTTAGTCTTGTTCACGGATAAAGAATAAAATTCgggctcaaacaacccatttttaggccaaattttcggacctagcccataataacccaagcccaatacccctaAACCCCTAGACTTACTTAAAACGACCCCTAACCTAAGGAGAAGAGGTCAGCCATTTTTTACAAGAGAGACCCCCCCCCCCTGAAATCTTCTTCGTCACCCCCCAAGAACACCTCTTTGCCAAGATAGAACACCAACgccattttccttcttctttagcATCTTCAACCACACCCCTGATTTTCTCCAACAAAACACACACAaccattttctcttcttcttcttctttacaaccAAAAAACCTAAAAACACAAAAATGGTGGAATCGTAGAGATGAACCAACCATTTGGACCTTTTCTCTGGAACAAAAACAAATCCTAAGACCGAAGAGCTGAGAACGCCCAAGCTTCAGCCATTTTCGGACCCTTCTCCTTCAtcttcaaaaaatcaaaaaggcTTAGAAGAGAACCATCAACCCTTACCATAGAACTCGTCGGATTCTCCTCCTCTCACCAATCCAGCGACAAACTCGCCAGAAAACGCACACACACACTGAAAAACAAGAAAGAGAGGAATTGGATAAAGACATACGTGGGCACTGTTTCCTTCCGAGGAAAGAGTTGTCAAGCTCTTTAAGAAGAATACCTACTGTGTTGTCAACATCTTTGATGTAACCTTGAGACCTACGCTTAATGTTACTGGTGCAGTCGAGATTCCTGAAGGAAATGGTCCAAGGGTGATTTGGGACAATGAATTACTAATTACCATGTGATTGGTAACTCCCTTTCTAGAAACCCAAGTCGTGGGGAAGTAGTTGCACGTCTGCAGAAAGGGTGCAAAAGAATTTTGAGGGTAAATTAATTGGTGCAGATTGTGCCAAGGATCTTGCTGTATTGAAGGTCCGGGGTTCCGGTTCGCGATTTTGATATTTCGGTCCAAGGATTGTTGCTTCGTTTAGCCcaattgatttgcaattttcagctttgttcatcaataaaaggtctatttctcaattttcattctcatttTATTGTGATATGATAGCTTGGTGCGTTCGTTGGTTGATTTGTAATTCTACGTTGTTTGAGTAGCATGtcttagttttcatttaaattgttttaattaatttttattttgattgtgATGAATGTAGTCTTGGGT of the Nicotiana tabacum cultivar K326 chromosome 7, ASM71507v2, whole genome shotgun sequence genome contains:
- the LOC107826656 gene encoding protein TIME FOR COFFEE isoform X3 — its product is MDRNREARRSGGMVAAAATSNGLSSRRRHRTNSLRDSPDEDGGVEIQESVRLRERVKKDRDRERERERERERERERDNRDRDRDRISRSKRRRGERLIGGVDDSSEESVNDDEEDDDEDTTTTTTTNNVGVSGSSSTRLLPPNPPVPVTVGSISNHHHHHNNHNHNNHHLQPPRKSFPPNTTRVFRTATPAAAAAPVWKPGDEMIGVSVPRKARSASTKRSHDWISGVSGGGCVGGNSGVITGEQIHQQVSTASPVRQNIPATSTQSPAAPLSPSSSNVSVRKKIKPNGQKRPPAKSPPKAASSNNPEELEIEIAEVLYGLMTQSQGPSKKESGGGGRNDTTREVNNRSRVSSPVSNSNSSATPLSAVAPKRKRPRQVLENPGGFGARSSPISSSTATNKVEMDQTTTMKMEVSSPNLEKTPQSAAENGVSLYDLSASVQSLPVASDPVPETMKVESEAKRRPEESEFMESKEEVRESSTLGAENSNREDAVAVTQVIVSEVESQREEKFQIDLMAPPPQLRSSPEREAEIDFGSAAVDKKPILAENIVEMKPSVKEKDNERIGKAEKEEVISVEADEKKTKAAALEELNPHKASEGSRGRNIDLQLDLERPEKDSGVSSKFQQQSQKLLQQQPPPQKATKEEPIIEKTGQSSSLPMPMSMASWPGGLPPMGYMAPLQGVVAMDGTTVSSAPIQPLFSQPRPKRCATHCYIARNIHCLQQFMKMHPFWPPAAGSAPFYGAKTNLNVLPPTDLAGRATAGPDKGQGLAIFPNNVGKDKVQPANIADATAQRKQQILLQQALPPVAPNNLLHGPAFIFPINQQQAAAAAAVRPGPTKSPSTTATAALPNTSNPAAGTAASAAAGGAATAISFNYPNMSPNEAQYLAILQNNAYAFPIPAVGAPPNYRGAHPQPMPLFNGSFYSSQMIHPSQVQQQQQPPTSQSQQMQQGQQNTSMSSGSSSSQKHLQSQQQRSQGNAVTGGNLHNFPGSKNHPSQSPAQSQNQHIPQQTRHIENEVGSEDSPSTTERKRSHGPMNVYNQNFAMPMHPSNFGLMTPPATFGIASSAGGGSNHQTEKKSQQQQGLKTNLESVPPQPFAMSFASLNGATAGPGIDMSMAQNHAIFQSLPEATRQNLQMAAAAAQAVQQKKNFRISEDGKSGSSDQSGADAERKGLAMKQPSVNAGQSIAFSRSEMSDASGSNIAANSVIDSSSRSLNLPSGASWTARAAMPNAMGAVNVPNAQLQAQIQHQQQQMIQLHKQQQQQQQMAAAAAARSKTPASSNGNAYSDHLTSSASASSKFPNAMSAFPQNLVQTGNNSSQAQSPQWKNSTRTSTSQAPSSLSSTSSLKNLSQQQVRSQQSHTQISFGTNQKSAAPPQGQQPPNNNQSPSSPMMVGSPTTSSISKGACGSPRHTNSASASNKTGGQSSSLSTQQGKSSPSLPNQKSSPAGGRNVPSILGNPHTASTSGSGTKSQMQQQQQQLQQQQQQQKSMQQAQLFFSSPYMQAQPPHSTGTNSTGQATGGYYLQRRRSEQPAQQPTGSSTASSSSGMLTLCPVTLGGGTTSDPAKAIAAAAAASNMKGGVLPSQGILHAAQYTTPTSGSQHQLLPAGFSYVHPVPAAVQVKPAEQKQPAA